From Patescibacteria group bacterium, a single genomic window includes:
- a CDS encoding glycosyltransferase family 2 protein: protein MNKDKLPFVSIIIPCRNEEKFIKKCLDSILWQNYLKNKIEVLVIDGMSNDKTRSIIKEYSKKYHSIQLLINKKITKPFALNIGIEKAKGEITMIMDAHAGYKKNYVSKCVETLIEYNADNIGGILKTIPRENTISAKAIVTCLSGFFGVGGSHFRKGLSKIKEVDTVFGGCYQKDVFKKIGLFNENLVRSQDMELNIRLKKAGGKIILNPDIISCYYPKSTLKEFFIHNIQDGIWSIYPLKFVKLPFKARHYIPLIFVLYLTFTGLLGIFYSFSWFLFSFIIILYLLLNLFFSINIAYKEKNIKYLILMPITFACRHFGYAMGALIGLIKLSLK, encoded by the coding sequence ATGAATAAAGATAAATTACCATTTGTTTCAATAATAATTCCTTGCAGAAATGAAGAAAAATTTATTAAAAAATGCCTAGATTCTATTCTTTGGCAAAACTATCTTAAAAATAAAATAGAAGTTTTAGTGATTGATGGAATGAGTAATGACAAAACAAGGTCGATCATAAAAGAATATTCTAAAAAATATCATTCTATTCAATTATTAATTAACAAAAAAATAACCAAACCATTTGCGCTAAATATTGGCATAGAAAAAGCAAAAGGAGAAATTACAATGATAATGGATGCTCATGCTGGATATAAAAAAAATTATGTTTCTAAATGCGTTGAAACTTTAATTGAATATAATGCTGACAATATCGGTGGAATATTAAAAACAATCCCACGAGAAAATACTATTTCAGCTAAAGCCATTGTTACTTGTCTTTCTGGTTTTTTTGGCGTAGGTGGTTCACATTTTAGAAAAGGATTAAGTAAAATTAAAGAAGTTGACACTGTATTTGGTGGATGTTATCAAAAGGATGTATTTAAAAAAATTGGACTATTTAACGAAAATCTTGTGAGAAGTCAGGATATGGAATTAAATATAAGATTAAAAAAAGCTGGTGGAAAAATTATTCTAAATCCAGATATAATATCATGCTACTATCCAAAATCAACTTTAAAAGAATTTTTTATTCATAATATTCAAGATGGCATTTGGTCTATTTATCCATTAAAATTCGTTAAATTACCTTTTAAAGCAAGACATTATATCCCTTTAATTTTTGTTTTGTATTTAACATTTACTGGATTATTAGGAATTTTTTATTCTTTTAGCTGGTTTTTATTCTCGTTTATAATTATATTGTATTTATTATTAAATCTATTTTTTTCTATTAATATTGCCTATAAAGAAAAAAATATAAAATATTTGATTTTAATGCCTATTACTTTTGCTTGTCGTCATTTTGGTTATGCCATGGGGGCATTAATTGGATTAATTAAATTATCTTTAAAATAA